In one window of Streptomyces sp. NBC_01224 DNA:
- a CDS encoding ABC transporter permease yields MTGFVFLRVRAYRLLLAAAVLAILLTASVLAALTAFSGSIGDAALRHALTHRSASAASLVVSAQVMPAQRDAADATARRTARDTFDGLPVTVRTLETSGSYALPGGPQASGVRGGDPDLTHFAALDRSRVRLTAGHMPAAGSGRAGDPVQVALPHTAAGVLKLRPGSRLTLTDRLDDKPVRVLITGVYEASDQADPYWQLDELSGRGIRKVAFTTYGPLLTDPAVLGSGRMSSGTMSWLATADFRTVTTGRTAALHSAATAAPKKLQAAPGFRSGATVRTSLPQVLEQIDRALLVSRSTLMIVAVQLVMLAGYALLLVARLLSSERDGETRLLRARGGSRGRVTALAAIEALLLALPAALLAPLLAGPLTRLLADRGALSRIGLRLDGGATATVWLVSAVAALTCALAVVAPALAAGAGERRSRRAVALPAPLRAGADLGLLVIAAVAYWQLDRQTTGSGGGVLSGDRQGGLGVDPLLVAAPALLLLAGTVLTLRLLPPAARLAERRAAGGRGLITALAGWQFSRRPLRNAGPVLLLVLSVAMGMLAIGQRASWDRSQGDQADFRAGASVRVVGSVEDDPAKAGAYARLPGVREAAPAFRTTVDLSGQRTAEILALDTAHADERMLMRGDLGDGPPERLFDSLAPPRTARAGLLLPQRSEQVRFDVRITVAGAPGRRSPSGTAPLVTVLLEDRYGFPYRVPAGTVPVDGTTHPFAFAVAAAGDLAVTGFELDGNRPAGRSESHRVDIGALRTVTADGTEQAVPVPDGFAWDATQNAAGSDEEQPGKEQPGDPVYATVSEKSLLAFGYDTGSAPDAWESPAFSVRATAPRPKAPTPNAIVTDAYLKAAGARKGQSVDITLAGETVRVKIADVVRRLPTTGPGTGSDAPVTGSDRARDGGALLLDLRAVGQVLAHRPGTVLTPVEWWLSTAPGQAGKVAAALRAQPYTDPAQVEVRDEIARELVSDPLGAGSQSALPAVAVVAAALAAVGFAVSAAGAQRERSAEFAVLRALGTPRRRLTRMIAAEQGVLIAIALLVGAALGAVLNRAVVPLIVLTGQATAPVPPVLVQLPAGQVAALLAGVAALPLLIVVFLALRGADPATSLRHQGDN; encoded by the coding sequence GTGACGGGGTTTGTCTTTCTCCGGGTGAGGGCCTATCGGCTCCTGCTCGCCGCCGCTGTCCTCGCGATCCTGCTCACCGCCTCGGTACTGGCCGCGCTCACCGCGTTCTCCGGCTCCATCGGCGACGCGGCGCTGCGCCACGCCCTCACGCATCGGTCGGCGTCCGCCGCCTCCCTCGTCGTGTCCGCGCAGGTGATGCCCGCGCAGCGGGACGCGGCCGACGCGACCGCGCGGAGGACCGCCCGCGACACCTTCGACGGCCTGCCCGTGACCGTCCGGACGCTGGAGACGTCGGGTTCGTACGCGCTGCCGGGCGGTCCACAGGCTTCAGGCGTCCGGGGCGGCGACCCGGACCTCACCCACTTCGCCGCGCTCGACCGCAGCCGCGTCCGGCTGACCGCGGGCCACATGCCCGCGGCCGGGAGCGGAAGGGCCGGCGATCCCGTCCAGGTCGCCTTGCCGCACACCGCCGCCGGGGTCCTGAAGCTGCGGCCCGGTTCGCGGCTCACCCTCACCGACCGGCTGGACGACAAGCCGGTGCGCGTCCTGATCACCGGCGTGTACGAGGCGTCCGACCAGGCCGACCCGTACTGGCAGTTGGACGAACTCAGCGGGCGCGGCATCCGCAAGGTCGCCTTCACGACGTACGGTCCGCTGCTCACCGATCCCGCCGTGCTCGGTTCCGGACGGATGAGCTCCGGCACGATGTCCTGGCTGGCAACCGCAGATTTCCGCACCGTCACCACGGGCCGGACAGCGGCGCTGCACAGCGCCGCCACGGCCGCTCCGAAGAAGCTGCAGGCCGCCCCCGGATTCAGGAGCGGGGCCACCGTGCGGACCTCGCTCCCCCAGGTGCTGGAGCAGATCGACCGGGCGCTGCTGGTCTCCCGCTCGACGCTGATGATCGTGGCCGTCCAGTTGGTGATGCTCGCCGGTTACGCGCTGCTGCTGGTGGCCCGGCTGCTGAGCAGTGAGCGCGACGGGGAGACCCGGCTGCTGCGGGCGCGCGGCGGATCGCGCGGACGCGTCACCGCGCTCGCCGCCATCGAGGCGCTGTTGCTCGCGCTGCCCGCGGCACTCCTCGCCCCGCTGCTCGCCGGGCCGCTGACCCGGCTGCTCGCGGACCGCGGCGCGCTGTCCCGGATCGGGCTGCGCCTCGACGGGGGCGCGACCGCCACCGTGTGGCTGGTCTCCGCCGTCGCCGCGCTGACGTGTGCGCTGGCCGTCGTGGCGCCCGCGCTGGCGGCCGGTGCCGGGGAACGTCGTTCCCGCCGCGCCGTCGCGCTGCCCGCGCCGCTCCGGGCGGGTGCCGACCTCGGTCTGCTGGTGATCGCGGCGGTGGCGTACTGGCAGCTCGACCGTCAGACCACGGGCTCCGGCGGCGGCGTGCTGAGCGGTGACCGGCAGGGCGGTCTCGGCGTCGATCCGCTGCTCGTCGCGGCTCCCGCCCTGCTGCTGCTCGCGGGCACCGTACTGACGCTGCGTCTGCTGCCGCCCGCGGCCCGGCTCGCGGAGCGCCGTGCGGCGGGCGGCCGGGGGCTGATCACGGCGCTGGCCGGCTGGCAGTTCAGCCGGCGCCCGCTGCGCAATGCCGGACCGGTGCTGCTGCTGGTCCTGTCAGTCGCCATGGGCATGCTGGCGATCGGGCAGCGCGCCTCCTGGGACCGTTCGCAGGGCGACCAGGCGGACTTCAGGGCCGGTGCGTCGGTGCGCGTGGTGGGCAGTGTCGAGGACGATCCGGCGAAGGCGGGCGCGTACGCGCGGCTGCCGGGCGTACGGGAGGCGGCACCCGCGTTCCGTACGACCGTGGACCTCTCCGGTCAACGCACCGCCGAGATCCTCGCCCTGGACACCGCGCACGCCGACGAGCGGATGCTGATGCGCGGCGACCTCGGCGACGGGCCGCCGGAGCGGCTGTTCGACTCGCTCGCCCCGCCGAGGACCGCGCGGGCCGGGCTGCTGTTGCCGCAGCGCAGCGAACAGGTCCGGTTCGACGTGCGGATCACGGTGGCCGGGGCGCCCGGACGGCGGTCGCCGTCCGGCACCGCGCCGCTCGTCACCGTGCTGCTGGAGGATCGTTACGGCTTCCCGTACCGGGTACCGGCCGGGACCGTACCCGTCGACGGGACGACGCATCCGTTCGCGTTCGCGGTGGCGGCCGCGGGTGATCTCGCGGTGACCGGGTTCGAGCTGGACGGCAACCGGCCGGCCGGCCGGAGCGAGTCCCACCGGGTCGACATCGGCGCCCTCAGGACCGTGACGGCCGACGGCACCGAGCAGGCGGTCCCGGTGCCCGACGGGTTCGCCTGGGACGCCACGCAGAACGCCGCCGGATCCGATGAGGAGCAGCCCGGCAAGGAGCAGCCCGGCGATCCGGTGTACGCGACGGTCTCCGAGAAGAGCCTGCTGGCCTTCGGGTACGACACCGGCTCGGCCCCGGACGCGTGGGAGTCGCCCGCCTTCTCCGTACGGGCCACCGCGCCCCGTCCGAAGGCGCCGACGCCGAACGCCATCGTCACCGACGCGTATCTGAAGGCCGCCGGAGCGAGGAAGGGGCAGAGCGTCGACATCACGCTGGCCGGCGAGACGGTCCGGGTGAAGATCGCGGATGTGGTGCGCAGGCTGCCGACCACCGGCCCCGGCACCGGCTCCGATGCCCCCGTCACCGGCTCCGACCGGGCCCGGGACGGCGGCGCGCTGCTGCTCGACCTCAGGGCCGTCGGCCAGGTCCTCGCACACCGTCCGGGCACCGTGCTCACCCCCGTCGAGTGGTGGCTGAGCACCGCCCCCGGACAGGCCGGAAAGGTCGCCGCCGCGCTGCGGGCACAGCCCTACACCGATCCGGCCCAGGTCGAGGTGCGCGACGAGATCGCGCGGGAGCTGGTCAGCGATCCGCTGGGCGCCGGGTCGCAGTCCGCGCTGCCCGCGGTGGCGGTCGTCGCCGCGGCCCTGGCCGCGGTCGGCTTCGCGGTGAGCGCTGCCGGCGCGCAGCGCGAACGTTCCGCCGAGTTCGCCGTCCTGCGGGCGCTGGGGACGCCGCGCCGACGGCTGACCCGGATGATCGCCGCCGAGCAGGGCGTGCTGATCGCGATCGCGCTGCTGGTCGGGGCCGCGCTCGGGGCCGTACTGAACCGCGCCGTCGTACCGCTCATCGTGCTGACCGGGCAGGCCACCGCGCCGGTGCCCCCGGTGCTGGTGCAGTTGCCGGCCGGGCAGGTAGCCGCGTTGCTGGCGGGTGTCGCCGCGTTGCCGCTGCTGATCGTCGTGTTTCTCGCCCTGCGCGGTGCCGACCCCGCGACCTCGCTGCGCCACCAGGGGGACAACTGA
- a CDS encoding globin has translation MTDIPHDTLQEQTFYEQVGGEETFRRLVHRFYQGIAEDPLLRPMYPEEDLGPAEERFRLFLMQYWGGPRTYGEQRGHPRLRMRHVPFRVDRAAHDAWLSHMRVALDELGLAPEHERQLWDYLTYAAASMVNTEG, from the coding sequence GTGACTGACATTCCGCACGACACGCTGCAGGAGCAGACCTTCTACGAGCAGGTCGGCGGCGAGGAGACCTTCCGGCGCCTGGTGCACCGCTTCTACCAGGGGATCGCCGAGGACCCGCTGCTCCGGCCGATGTACCCGGAGGAGGATCTGGGTCCGGCCGAGGAGCGGTTCAGGCTGTTCCTGATGCAGTACTGGGGCGGTCCCCGTACCTATGGTGAGCAGCGCGGACATCCGCGGCTGCGGATGCGGCACGTTCCGTTCCGGGTGGACCGGGCGGCGCACGATGCGTGGCTGAGCCATATGCGGGTCGCCCTCGACGAGCTCGGACTGGCGCCGGAACACGAGCGGCAGCTGTGGGACTACCTCACCTATGCCGCCGCCTCGATGGTGAACACCGAGGGCTGA
- a CDS encoding methyltransferase domain-containing protein, with the protein MDDAHPDPFAAAAAEERWAMVRGIVAGGALGDPQWLAAFEEVPRHLFVPYYFVGGGFDRLWCEDPDPVRRAQWLHGAYADGALATRIRDGELISSSSQPSLMARMLEELDVREGQRVLEIGAGSGYNAALLAHRLGDDAVTTVDLEPEITESARRHLAAAGYRPAVITGDGARGWPPRGPYDRIIATCTLPCIPQAWLEQCTPGARILAPFATGLIALGVREGTHGKYAEGRFLHTPAYFVPLRGTPPRPARRPHTGALPRRVSENELFRFLLTLTEATLDPREALALWQRERRPERERFGITVRDGRQWAWLDDPEGPYAWPLPGG; encoded by the coding sequence ATGGACGATGCACACCCGGACCCGTTCGCCGCGGCCGCCGCCGAGGAGCGGTGGGCCATGGTGCGCGGGATCGTGGCCGGTGGGGCGCTGGGTGACCCGCAATGGCTGGCCGCGTTCGAGGAGGTGCCGCGGCATCTGTTCGTGCCGTACTACTTCGTGGGCGGTGGATTCGACCGCCTGTGGTGCGAGGACCCCGACCCGGTCAGGCGGGCCCAGTGGCTGCACGGGGCGTATGCGGACGGGGCACTGGCCACCCGCATACGGGACGGTGAGCTGATCTCTTCGAGCAGCCAGCCGTCGCTGATGGCCCGGATGCTCGAAGAGCTGGACGTACGGGAAGGGCAGCGGGTCCTGGAGATCGGCGCGGGCAGCGGCTACAACGCGGCGCTGCTCGCACATCGACTCGGTGACGACGCCGTGACCACCGTCGACCTCGAACCGGAGATCACCGAGTCGGCCCGTCGGCATCTGGCGGCGGCCGGATACCGCCCGGCGGTGATCACCGGGGACGGGGCACGGGGCTGGCCCCCGCGCGGCCCGTACGACCGGATCATCGCGACCTGCACCCTGCCGTGCATACCGCAGGCCTGGCTGGAACAGTGCACGCCCGGCGCACGGATACTGGCGCCGTTCGCCACCGGACTGATCGCGCTGGGGGTACGGGAAGGGACGCACGGGAAGTATGCCGAGGGCCGGTTCCTGCACACGCCCGCGTACTTCGTACCGCTGCGCGGTACACCGCCGCGGCCCGCGCGGCGTCCGCACACCGGCGCACTGCCGAGGCGCGTCAGCGAGAACGAACTCTTCCGGTTCCTGCTGACACTCACCGAGGCCACCCTCGACCCGCGCGAGGCCCTCGCTCTCTGGCAGCGCGAGCGGCGCCCCGAACGGGAGAGGTTCGGCATCACGGTCCGGGACGGGCGGCAGTGGGCCTGGCTGGACGACCCCGAGGGGCCGTACGCCTGGCCACTGCCCGGCGGGTAG